A window of the Oncorhynchus mykiss isolate Arlee chromosome 15, USDA_OmykA_1.1, whole genome shotgun sequence genome harbors these coding sequences:
- the LOC110499782 gene encoding cytidine monophosphate-N-acetylneuraminic acid hydroxylase — MTAQSSKTVLTLDSEAVFSLKDGINFKKSPDDGKCYIIYKENGELKACKNQCKHQGGLFIKDIEDLDGRTVQCTKHYWKLNVSTMQYVNPPDSFTQDELDVVMTDEGGLQLVEVIVWDPWLADPQDPQELQEGEVTVTYLTHACMELQLGGKKMIFDPWLTGPAFARGWWLLHEPPADSMERLCMADLIYISHMHSDHLSYPTLKSLSATRPDVPIYVGDTSRPVFWMLEKRQVQLTNINVVPFGIWQNIDEHLRFMILKDEVHPELDTCIIVEYKGHMILNTVDCTRPNYGRLPHNVDLMMSDFAGGASGFPMTFSGGKYTESWKADFIKNERKKLMNYKTQLVKSLQPKIYCPFAGYFVEAHPSDRYIKETNTKNKAEELNALIKKSAPGITTWTPKPGAVLDLALALMSPSRKAITDPPSGTNIYKDSWDFDLYVDELNRAITAEIFKHKSWIQFYYIWAGFKNYNLVVRVIETDEDFIPIANGYNYLVDFMDLSFPTQRPTREHPYEEIKNRIGVMRHVVKNGLLWDDLYIGFQNRLSREPDVYHHRFWNHFQTELPVTGPDWDLFLQQVPSYQRSAEPQGIQTESVSASTFLEKADCTVSREPSFVPVSINE; from the exons AGAAGAGCCCAGATGATGGCAAGTGCTACATCATATACAAAGAAAATGGAGAGCTGAAGGCCTGCAAGAACCAATGCAAACACCAAGGAGGCCTGTTCATCAAAGACATAGAGGACTTAGATGGAAG GACGGTCCAATGTACAAAACACTACTGGAAGCTGAACGTCTCAACTATGCAGTATGTGAACCCTCCTGACAGCTTCACACAGGATGAGCTGG ACGTCGTGATGACAGACGAGGGTGGTCTTCAGCTCGTGGAGGTGATCGTCTGGGACCCCTGGTTGGCAGACCCCCAGGATCCACAGGAACTGCAGGAGGGAGAGGTGACT GTGACCTACCTCACCCATGCATGCATGGAGCTCCAGCTAGGGGGGAAGAAGATGATATTCGACCCCTGGCTGACGGGTCCGGCCTTCGCCAGGGGCTGGTGGCTGCTCCATGAGCCCCCTGCTGACTCCATGGAAAGGCTGTGCATGGCCGACCTCATCTACATCAGCCACATGCACTCCGACCACCTCAG cTACCCAACCTTAAAATCCCTCTCTGCGACGAGACCCGATGTTCCTATTTATGTTGGCGACACATCAAGGCCAGTGTTCTG GATGCTGGAGAAAAGGCAGGTGCAGCTGACAAATATCAACGTCGTTCCCTTTGGCATTTGGCAAAAC ATTGATGAGCACCTCAGATTCATGATTCTGAAGGATGAAGTGCACCCTGAATTGGACACCTGTATCATTGTTGAATATAAAG GTCATATGATCCTCAACACGGTGGACTGCACCAGGCCAAACTACGGCCGACTGCCCCACAATGTAGACCTGATGATGAGCGACTTTGCTGGAGGGGCGTCTGGCTTCCCCATGACCTTCAGTGGAGGAAAATACACAG AGAGCTGGAAAGCTGATTTCATCAAGAATGAAAGGAAGAAGCTCATGAACTACAAGACCCAGCTGGTAAAATCCTTGCAGCCCAAGATCTACTGCCCGTTTGCCGGTTACTTTGTCGAAGCACATCCCTCAGACAG GTACATTAAGGAAACTAACACGAAAAACAAAGCGGAGGAGCTCAATGCCCTGATCAAGAAGAGCGCTCCAGGCATAACAACATGGACACCCAAGCCAGGCGCTGTGCTCGATCTGGCACTGGCTCTGATGAGCCCCAGCCG GAAAGCCATCACCGACCCTCCATCCGGGACAAACATCTATAAGGACAGTTGGGACTTTGATTTGTACGTGGATGAACTGAACAGGGCCATCACCGCTGAGATATTTAAACATAAAAGCTGGATCCAATTTTATTACATCTGGGCAGGGTTTAAAAACTACAATCTAGTTGTCCGG GTCATAGAGACAGATGAGGACTTCATTCCGATAGCCAATGGCTACAACTATCTGGTGGACTTCATGGATCTGTCCTTCCCTACTCAGAGGCCCACTAGAGAGCACCCTTATGAGGAG ATCAAGAACAGGATCGGAGTCATGAGGCACGTGGTGAAGAATGGCCTTCTTTGGGACGACCTGTATATCGGCTTCCAGAACCGTCTGAGCAGAGAGCCAGACGTCTACCACCACCG GTTCTGGAACCACTTCCAGACAGAGTTGCCAGTCACTGGGCCGGACTGGGACTTGTTCCTGCAGCAGGTGCCATCATACCAGAGGTCTGCTGAACCCCAGGGAATCCAAACAGAAAGTGTCTCTGCTTCTACATTCTTAGAAAAAGCAGACTGTACTGTCTCACGAGAACCAAGCTTTGTGCCTGTATCTATTAATGAATAG